DNA sequence from the Podospora pseudocomata strain CBS 415.72m chromosome 2 map unlocalized CBS415.72m_2.2, whole genome shotgun sequence genome:
ggTAGGTACTTCACTTCGCTTGTCATCTCGAACTTCTTTGGAGTAGCATTTTGTCATTCTTTGCAGTATGGTCGTCAAAGACTCCTTGTTTGAGGTCTCTCTTCTTAGCCTCGTCGCTAAACCTCAACCGGAATCCTGGGAATCCCAATACAACCTCGCTTATTCGACGAAGAGGCTGATCCCAGCCATCATCGCGGTTGGTCTCTTCATACGAGTGTTCACCACTCGTGGAAAGGTTGTCCACAAGCGACTGAAGGCATGGAGGTTTCTGGTGAGAGGAAGGGATATCATCCAAGATGGATTCACCATGGTAAGTGCTTGTATAATCACAACACCATACCAGGAACTCTGAAGAAAAGCTCCATGAATCTAACTTTGCGTTTTTGCGGTATAGGCTAAAAGCAAAGGTTACGAAGTCGACACCCAAGTCCCGCTACATGTTTGTCTCTTCACCTGGCCACATTAAAGAATTCCTGGCGGTTCCGGACTCGGTATTTTCTCTCTATTCAGATCAAGACAAGTTCTGCAGCCTAGATTCACCATGCACAACTTCAACTGGCTCGACAAGGAAGGGACTAAAGGTGGCAATGAGGGGGGTGGCTTTGTCAGAGCTGTCCGTGTCTTCTTGACGAGCAATTTACCAAATATCGTGCCCTCCATCCGCAAGCTCGTGTGTGAGGAGTTGGAtagtcttcttcctctcaagAAGCTTGAGAATGGTGGGTACCATGAAGCACTGAGACATCGGACTATAGTGCCAAAGTCGACCATGATGCTAACCGTTTAACGTCCAGGGTTCCATCTCGCACCCATATACCCCCTCATTTTAGACTCACCGTGCTTTCCAATGCGGAAGTTATCTTCGGAAAGGAATTAGGTACCTTATGCCCACCCTTAACAAGATGCAACTTCACGCCCCATCAAATGGCTAATAGACTCTCAGCTCGAAAGGAACCTTTCATCCAGGCAGCCAAGCAATACATCGAGCAGGTATTCCTTGGGGTCGAACTCAATCGTCTTTTGCCTGGATGGATGGCTCCGTAGGTGAACACCCAGgctgtcatttccagggaaatctgATGGagatttcggaagacatactgccaaaaactgaggaagatttcgcTCCCgatcttctacattcacacctCAGTCCtccaatgaacctgaagcatgtaagcgccgacagaaaataaaaatcgaaaataaaacgggctgTAGCAAATataggtacttcggtacataGAGCGTGTATTTTCAGAGCTCTCAGAAGCAAGAATCATGAAGCATGACTTTTTGCATATCTGGACATTTACCACACCGATCTCTGAAGCCGAAACCAAGATCATGTGTATGCTATCGCAAGGAATGCGATTTGCTGAGGATTCAGCTGAACGACTGGATTACGCTTGGATGTCAGTGCGCGTTtgtgctggacttggctcatcactgcggcacagcccaggccctcacctcaggTATATAGTCGTTTGCTTTCTCTGGCCTAGCCACAAATCTCGGGTATTGGGATCTTTGATGTCGGGGCGATATGCTATAGTCCTGTAAGATCTAGACAGCTTTTGGGATACCGGCGGTAGGGggctgagaagctgaggTGTAAGAGAACGAAACGATGGGGCAAAACGACGGCCTTCAAAGGGACATCTTCATGCACGCCAGCAAAGCAACGCCAATCACGATGCTTCCAGTATGCGCAGTTGACGCCAACCGCTTGGGCGCCAACGTCAGCAGAATGCCCGATGTGCGGGGTTGTCGACCTTTGgaaacagcaacaatcgAACCTACCAAGTTTTGCACTAcgcttctcaacaatcacTCGGGGCAAGTAATTCTTGTCTATGTCTGAGAGCTTATCCTGGTTTCAGCTACTGATTTGTTGAGCCTACTAGTTCCGTCCGTCTCCCGCGCACCTGCTTGGCTTTTCCTGCTATCGAATAGTTATACGGGCAGACAACAGATTCCTTTTTGACTGCAAAGGCCTAAGGCATATTCGTGTTTCCACCACTAAACACGTGAggcagccaaagaagcctCGCAAAACCTTGCATGACCCATTCTCCATGCTACGAAAGCTGAGCTCGGCGGTTTTTCGACAATGCGCCTCCTGGAACGCAATGATACCGGCGATGTCAGTTTGACGGGTGACATTCCCGACGACCAGGTCCCACCGTATGCGATACTTTCGCACACATggggcgacgaagaggtcagCTTTGAGGATGTAACGGACGGTACACGCAAGAATAAAAGAGGCTACTCTAAGATCCAGTTTTGCGGAGACCAAGCCGGGCGTGATGGACTGAAATTCTTCTGGATCGACACATGCTGCATCAACAAATCCGACTGCGATGAGTTTCAGGAGGCTCTCAACTCCATGTTCCGATGGTACCGCAATGCGGCCAAATGCTATGTCTATCTCACAGACGTCTCAACCTACCAACAGGACGCCGACAGCAATCCCGGTTGGGAATTGGCTTTTCGGAAATCCAGATGGTTCACTCGTGGGTGGACCCTCCAAGAGCTTATTGCGCCAACAGTTGTTGAATTCTTCTCCGAAGACCGCAAGCGCCTAGGAGATAAGAAGTCTCTCGCACAGCATATTCATAACACAACTGGCATTCCTCTACGAGCTCTCCAAGCCAACAAATTATCCGATTTCAGCTTTGACGTACGCATGTCGTGGATTAAACACCGCAGCACGACGCGCGAAGAAGACAGGGCTTACTGTCTATTTGGCATCTTTAACGTACAAATGCGGCTTCTAtacggcgaaggagaagaaagagcaTTTGAGCGGCTGCGAGAGGAAATTAGCAAGCATGATCGCTGTCTGTCCAGTCTGCATTCTACCGACCCGCGCCTTGACAAGAAGcgcatcgaggaggcaaagggtgGGTTGCTTGATGACGCCTACCGCTGGGTTTTCGACACCCCCGACTTCCGCGATTGGCATGACCAGTCAGAGAGCCGCCTTCTCTGGATTAAAGGAGATcccggcaagggcaagacgatgttgctctgcggcaTTATCAACGAGCTGGAGGGTGCCATTGTTGCAGAGGGGCACTGTCGCAACTTGGCCTATTTCTTCTGTCAAGCTACCGACTCGCGCATCAATAACGCCATTGCCGTATTACGCGGCTTGAtctaccttcttgcccagcagcagccacgtcTCATCCCCCACATACGTAAATACACGGATAAGGCTAAATCGCTCTCTGATGCAAATGCGTGGTTCGTCCTCTCGgatattttgggggggatgctAGGAGACCCGAACTTGAAGCCAACCTACCTGGTCATCGACGCTCTGGACGAATGCATGGGTGACTTGCCAAGACTTCTTAAATTTATCATCGGGATGTCATCTACGTTTCCTTGTGTCAAGTGGGTCGTCTCTAGTCGCAACTGGCCGAACATCGAGGAGAGCCTAGAAGCCGCGGAAAAGAAGATAAGGCTCAGTCTTGAGTTGAACGAAGAGTCTATCTCCTCCGCTGTCAGCACATATATTCAGCATAAGATGGATGAACTAGCGGGGCTAAAAAGGTACAACGACAGAACAAAGAACGCTGTTCAACACCACTTGGCCCGCAACGCAAACGACACATTCCTCTGGGTGGCTTTGGTCTGTCAAGAACTTACGAATGTTTCACGATCGAGGGTTCTCACCAAGTTGAACACGTTTCCACCTGGTCTTGATTCTCTCTACCAACGAATGATAGATCAGGTTCGCCGCTCGGATGAGCCAGATCTCTGCAAACAAGTTCTGGCGGTCCTCTCCATTACTTACCGGCCTATCACGATACAAGAGCTAGCGGTCTTCGTGGATATACCCGAGGGCATCTCCGACGAACTGGAATTCATGACAGAGATAGTAGGACTCTGCGGCTCGTTTTTGACCCTTCGAGAAACTACCATCTATTTCGTCCACCAATCCGCAAAGGATTTCTTGCTGAGAGAAGCAGCTCATGGGGTTTTTCCTTCCGGGATAAAAGACATACACCATGCCGTCTTCTTGCGATCGCTACACGTTATGTCCGGAACATTACGACGCGACATTTACAGCCTTGGCGCTCCGGGATCTTCCATCGACGACGCCAAGCTACCCGATCCAGACCCGCTGGCCGCAGCACGCTATGCTTGTATCTACTGGGTTGATCATCTCTGTGACTGGCAGGCGAGCGACGATAGCAAGCACCCAGATGTTTTCCAAGATGGTAGTATCGTCGATGGCTTTCTTAGACAGCATTACCTCCACTGGCTTGAAGCACTTTCACTTTGTAAGAGCATGCCGCAGGGGGTACTTTCAATGGCAAACCTCGAAAGTATTCTTCAGGTGGGCTCTACCCAGTAATAGTATCATGTCATTAAGTGGTTCTAACAGGAGATTAGCACAGGTCGATTACGTCTCAATTACCAAGCCTTATCACTGATATGCACCGATTCGTTCTATACTGGAGATGGGTTATTGAGAATTATCCTCTTCAGGTATACGCTTCAGCACTTATATTCAGCCCCGCCCGAAGTATAACAAGAGGCCTATTTAGGCAGGAAGAACGGAAGTGGATTACTTCGGGGCCAATTGTAGAGGATAATTGGAAtgcgtgccggcagacgctcgaggggcatcGCTATCACATCAACTCGGcagcgttctcgcccgattcgaagttggttgcgtcaggatcagacgacaagaccatcaagatctgggatgcggccacggggtcatgtacgcagacgctcgagggccatcgcggttgggtctggtcggtagcgttctcgcccgattcgaagtgggttgcgtcaggatcatacgacaagaccatcaagatctgggaggcggccacggggtcatgtacgcagacgctcgaggggcatcGCGGTTCGGTCAGGTCGGTAGCGATttcgcccgattcgaagtgggttgcgtcaggatcacaagacaagaccatcaagatctgggaggcggccacggggtcatgtacgcagacaCTCGAGGGGCATGGCGGTTGGGTcacgtcggtagcgatctcgcccgattcgaagtgggttgcgtcaggatcagacgacaagactatcaagatctgggatacggctacggggtcatgtacgcagacgctcaaAAGGCATCGCCGTTCTGTTCAGtcggtagcgtcttcccttAACTCGACGCTGATTGCATCCGGATCAGATAATGCCAACCCCCCATGCTATGGAATAGACTTAGACAATAGGTGGATTACGAGGGGCTTAGAAAACTGGCTATGGTTGCCTCCGGAATATCTGCCAGCATGTTTAGCTGTAGCGGCATTAACGGTTgctattggctgttcttcgggGCGCGTCCTAATTATGACGTTCACGCCAGACAGCTAAGCTGATCTCTCTttctatctctctctctttttttctatcatagcgtgacacaggaggggtctgggggtctccattaatttatagcccgttaTAATAGtctagatccttctagatcccgcctcttttaTTAATTCGAGTATTCTGTTTCGTCCTGAAGACAAGTGGCTCCACAACACTTTGTAGACACGTTATAAAGTTatggcccactcgaacaatTCGAGATCGAGTTAGTTAGCCTGACGTGACTCTAAGCGCTACAACAAGCTTTATTCGGTCGTGCGGAGCAAAGCTTTTACGTATAATAATACTCTTTTAACTAAACCACGAGGTAATTATACCTCAAGAAGACAGCGCAGAGGTCATCATATATTTctgtcacacgggcccacgactcagtgcccctagacagtacacactccaaccaacaatagcccaacgatatgcccaggatcagaatatctggggccggcaaccaactgagcccaccggggctcagcggaggcatcacggcgaccaccacgaaggcagaaccagggtgccgatacgggttggttgggcaggagggactgaggacccatacgagctgcaagaagactgcaggacaggaatcatatgtacctattactggtggaatcagtggccaggacgccgaaggaggtgcccggccaaggcagacagataagacaggttcgaggaccagggagctcagaacggtcctggggatccggaggactataagtaggccttgcctttcctacccaaatggcaaggaccttgaggccataacagattattatactgagttgaactacctgttccaagccgagatactccccttgtcacagatAATCTGTTATCATTCAAGCTCACCAAAACACACTACCCCTATACACAGCATGCCACAAATTGACCTCGCCAAATTCGACGATGTGGCCGGAAAGCACCTAAGCTCTCTCCAGGAGTACACCGAGGAGGTGATTCGCTCTCTGGAAGAGAGATTGCGCGACGGCAGACCCAAGGATACCGCTTCCGTAATAGAAGAAGTGCGTACCCGACTGTCGCGTACCCCCGCACCAGCAGCTGCCAGCAAACGACCGCTGCCAGCAACCGTGTCCACGGCTCCTCCCAGCAAGACGTCTTCCTCGAAGAGAGGAATACCGCCGGATATCCCGACTGACCCGCGCACTGTGCGACTCCCCAGGGAAATGGATCCTCTTTCGTCTGAGGCATTTCTCCATGCACAGATTACAGGACAATCGACACGCGCCCGCACACAATACCAATCTGCCCGCGCAGGCACCTTCGTCTCTCTGGAGGGACAGGAGGCAACCTCCCACCAAGGAACCCTCCCACTCCAGGAGCACCTGGCGACGATTCATCCACTGATAGTGACGATGAGCCCCGTCGTCCAAATTTCAACCGGCACCCAcccaagaacaacaccaatccaGCCCAAGACATCAGCGCTGCCCTACTCAATGCGCTTGACCGCCTGGGTCGTCGCCCAACTTCGGCGACGGTCAATCCAGTTCATCTGGAGAAACCGCCCAAGTTTGACGCCAAGGATCTGTCTAAGTTTCGGCCATGGTGGATGAAGGTAGAGGCTTACCTAGAAACGTACGAGAGCAGCTTCGTCACCGACGCTCATCGCATTAACTGGGTTGGCTCTCTACTGACCGACAAGGCTGCGTCTTTCCACGCGCAGCGTATCAAGACGGCGGAGAAGATGGGTCTGACTGACACCTGGACGGCATATGCCACTGCCCTCCAGTCCAGATTCAAGGACCCCGCTGTTCGACACCGCAACCTCAAGAATATGAAAGACCTGAGGTACAAGGGGGACACGGCGGAATACGTCAccgatcttcttgatctcaacGAAGAGGTTTGCTGGTCTGGTCCCTCTCTTCAGGACCATGTTTCCCGAACCTTGCCtgccgacatcatcaagatgGTATACTCTCGCCAAGGCGGCCTgccagatgacgacgaagacttCTTCGCCACGATTCAGGAGGCCGGCCAAATTTACGAGAATATGCTCACGAACCCTGGTGTGTCGGGAAAAGGCGAGCCCACTTCGAACCCGGAGCACTCGAAGTTGGGCCAACACCGCCTAGGCAAGAATCACCGCTCCCAAGCCGGCCAAAGTCCATCctcaaaaaaggaaaaggacggAAGGAAGACTGGTGGCGACAAACCGAAGATTGacgccaaggacaagaagtggTCTTCCAACAAAGATGCTCTCCGCAACATCGACCAATCAGACATTGACCAGCGCAAACGCGACAAAATAGCATGCTGGCGATGCGGGAGAGACAACCACCAGACCCTGTCCTGCTATGCTAAAAAGGATGTCAACGGCAAGGACCTGCCAGCCCCGCCGGAAAAaaccttttccaccaaaCGAAAAGTCAACGAAGAGGTACCAGCACCATCCGCGACCAAACGCGCCCGAGTCGATGCCATCATGACTGACGCCGCGAGGATCACCGAGATTATGGACGACGACTCCGATTCGGATTTTCAGTAGGCTCCCGTGCCACACCACGCGGACCCGAGCCTTCCGGTGTCATCCTCCGCGCCTGTGGAATCAAACGAGCGAGCAACGACATCAGCACAGATAACAAACGACACTGTCCCGAGCCAAAAACAGGCGATCGCCCGATTGTCAAGATGACGCTCACCTACAATGATGCCGAACACCCAGTACGAGTACTATTGGACCCCGGCAGTACTATCCCCGTCATGTCAATCACACAGGCGAGACGTTGGAAGCTGCCCCTCATTCGACGAGCCACTCCCCGGCTCATCCAGgccttcaacgccacagCAGACGACCTCGGCGGAAGGTACTATACCGACCGACTCGTCCTGCGACATCAAGAGGATCATTTCTCACGACTCAACTTCGAACTCAGCGCTATGGACGACCAATGCGACATAATACTTCCGCAGTGGtggctccaacaacaccagcctgcTGGATTCTTCGGCGACGCAAGAAAgatcaccttctcctcttcctatTGCCGAGAAAATTGCACCAGCCGCGCGATGCGGAAGACCCGTCACCAGCCAACAGTCGCCTCGGCACAAGCCGCGGCAGAAGCCGCCATAGCAGCTGTCCCTGAGAAGTTCCGAGaattcctccccatcatgtcCAGCGAGGCCGCCTCAAGACTCCCGGATCACCAACCATGGGACCACGCGATTGACCTCCAAGAGGGCAGGACGCCCCGTGGGGACCACTCTATGCCATGAGCGCCAGAGAGCTGGACGCCTTAAAAccttggttggagaagatgatcaGTACTGGACGTGTCCGCAGATCCACATCATCCTGCGGCGCTCCTCTCATGTTCGTGGAAAGAAAGACCCGAACGACCCTCTCCGACCGGTGGTCGATTACCGCGGCATTAATGCCGTGACCATCCCGGTCCGATACCCAATTCCGCTCATCAGCGAGCTCCAAGCCCGTTTCCGCACGGCCCGCTGGTTTACCAAAATCGATCTAAAGTCAGGATTCTGGCTCGTTCGGATCAAGGAAGGGGACGAGTGGAAGACCGCATTCAGATGCAAATACGGACTCTTCGAATGGACTGTCATGCCGTTTGGACTCATCAATGCACCCGCCACCTTTCAGTCCATGATGAACCACATATTCAGGGACCTGATCGACGTCGGCTTGCTGGTGTACCTTGATGACCTCCTCATATACGCGGACACTGAAGAAGAGCACGACCGTCTTGTGAAAGAagtcctccgccgcctcacCGAGAACAAGCTCGCTGTAGCCCCCCAGAAATGTCATTGGGG
Encoded proteins:
- the HNWD-pc17 gene encoding HNWD NOD-like receptor pc17 (EggNog:ENOG503Q43U; COG:A); the protein is MRLLERNDTGDVSLTGDIPDDQVPPYAILSHTWGDEEVSFEDVTDGTRKNKRGYSKIQFCGDQAGRDGLKFFWIDTCCINKSDCDEFQEALNSMFRWYRNAAKCYVYLTDVSTYQQDADSNPGWELAFRKSRWFTRGWTLQELIAPTVVEFFSEDRKRLGDKKSLAQHIHNTTGIPLRALQANKLSDFSFDVRMSWIKHRSTTREEDRAYCLFGIFNVQMRLLYGEGEERAFERLREEISKHDRCLSSLHSTDPRLDKKRIEEAKGGLLDDAYRWVFDTPDFRDWHDQSESRLLWIKGDPGKGKTMLLCGIINELEGAIVAEGHCRNLAYFFCQATDSRINNAIAVLRGLIYLLAQQQPRLIPHIRKYTDKAKSLSDANAWFVLSDILGGMLGDPNLKPTYLVIDALDECMGDLPRLLKFIIGMSSTFPCVKWVVSSRNWPNIEESLEAAEKKIRLSLELNEESISSAVSTYIQHKMDELAGLKRYNDRTKNAVQHHLARNANDTFLWVALVCQELTNVSRSRVLTKLNTFPPGLDSLYQRMIDQVRRSDEPDLCKQVLAVLSITYRPITIQELAVFVDIPEGISDELEFMTEIVGLCGSFLTLRETTIYFVHQSAKDFLLREAAHGVFPSGIKDIHHAVFLRSLHVMSGTLRRDIYSLGAPGSSIDDAKLPDPDPLAAARYACIYWVDHLCDWQASDDSKHPDVFQDGSIVDGFLRQHYLHWLEALSLCKSMPQGVLSMANLESILQHRSITSQLPSLITDMHRFVLYWRWVIENYPLQVYASALIFSPARSITRGLFRQEERKWITSGPIVEDNWNACRQTLEGHRYHINSAAFSPDSKLVASGSDDKTIKIWDAATGSCTQTLEGHRGWVWSVAFSPDSKWVASGSYDKTIKIWEAATGSCTQTLEGHRGSVRSVAISPDSKWVASGSQDKTIKIWEAATGSCTQTLEGHGGWVTSVAISPDSKWVASGSDDKTIKIWDTATGSCTQTLKRHRRSVQSVASSLNSTLIASGSDNANPPCYGIDLDNRWITRGLENWLWLPPEYLPACLAVAALTVAIGCSSGRVLIMTFTPDS